One stretch of Daphnia pulicaria isolate SC F1-1A chromosome 8, SC_F0-13Bv2, whole genome shotgun sequence DNA includes these proteins:
- the LOC124312039 gene encoding fibrillin-3-like isoform X1 yields the protein MGHWTTRLPLIGLSLLLLTDVYGDFEQPLSHCCNLGVKWGVENLQCAAFPAPVVGIRNEQQAICLSAVHICCLRKHRERQCELGKQSARADRECSVNRDLGGETHKDCCEGCKLGLVAGSMSMGCTFRAFQFGAPWDDAYRSCCQQTLPQVFPDNPLPNLRVPSSTPRAQIPPFLPPPPTPALPSYPIDEQNSIERNQNSAEDDEDLCARFPGELCAHVCVPTGGSSYRCECREGFQLLADGKSCQQATQYDRCSSDNPCSQKCTDTGLAVECSCHSGFQLASDEKTCTDVDECLIGADNCDVLLQICVNQPGGFACIERKDSPVNTGSRPAAALPESSSEGRGCPRGFKFNPESRVCDDVNECETQPPVCPAQTSCQNTIGSYNCARRPQLEECPLGFRFNNQIQTCIDIDECKENPATCPKTRPVCINLQGSYTCQARNESSLLGPSVTCPAGYKFNTAQQTCEDVDECAERLDTCVHGMEMCINDLGRYHCEPLSADAASTTTGQRHHDVDDHHQIPNYGQCPTGYTYDEDEQVCIDLDECLNGQLDDLSLCDDDKRCANTEGSYECVEACAPGYQPDVADAMSPCVDMDECLNNNHNCTLAEKCVNVPGSYRCEQLRPVLQTVSIPATTTTDFNTRPIPVSRVTSSTTTTTTTTTTTTTRPTTTTTTPTTTTTTTAPPTTRAARQQHNSSGSCPSGFRKEAGGGRCRDINECEEGTHRCEPSKSDCVNTAGSYRCKPLTPCLSGFRRNTSTGRCEDIEECIEGSHNCTTQTELCVNNYGSFDCRPYPFCPAGHRFSVQERFCKDVDECAEGTHNCSGTCVNAVGTFRCVDREPVSCGLGYRYDTEKRECQDIDECVEARDYCNKETEECVNERGGYRCVPFNELPATSSSVAPNPLTTTTTSAPLSTNRPPPRTPSCPRGYIFSDDSRRCIDVNECTNDPNPCRGNQKCENTVGSYVCRCAVGYRFNTATQFCEDINECLLDYHDCLSSQRCDNTIGSYTCFRTASCGTGYTYNSQKGRCEDDDECESGANDCYNLGPLYQCRNTEGSFRCERKKCNDRTDGHTLLDEETGRCVQPTQCAAGFEPAPRGRCNDIDECARGSPCPRGHQCTNTIGSFTCLNTQKCDPGYEMNSAGTQCQDVDECAKATHDCKRNQLCQNRPGGYVCVCQPGYTIGANRECEDIDECTRFAGQICSPNSQCANTPGSYRCDCKEGFRSGSDPRSCVDIDECAETARLCQQNCANTWGSYQCSCQSGYTLAADNRSCHDVDECELYKDRGGLCVGLCVNEPGSYSCQCPDGYRLASDNRTCQDIDECVRPGVCRAEETCLNTRGGYYCNAIVCPPNYVRDTEHRNRCKRVSLECHSWDTECLRKPVSYSYNFLTLPSKIPIPARTGHLDLFSMRGPLWASATVQFNLELNDVRAPTDLVDRKLKVDRNVFSLRRSTSSPNQAILALTKSIVGPQEIELFLNMDMYQNGVFSGVAVVKIFIYVTQYDF from the exons ATGGGGCACTGGACTACAAGATTGCCCTTGATTggactctctctccttcttctcacAGACGTTTACG GTGACTTTGAACAGCCTCTGTCTCATTGCTGTAATCTCGGTGTCAAATGGGGCGTGGAGAACTTGCAATGCGCCGCCTTCCCCGCACCG GTGGTGGGCATCCGTAACGAGCAACAAGCTATCTGCCTTTCAGCCGTTCACATTTGCTGCCTTCGCAAACACAG GGAGCGACAGTGCGAGCTCGGCAAACAGTCGGCCAGGGCGGATCGGGAATGTTCGGTCAACCGAGATTTGGGCGGCGAAACACATAAA GATTGTTGCGAAGGTTGCAAATTGGGTCTAGTAGCTGGATCCATGTCAATGGGATGCACTTTTAGAGCATTCCAGTTCGGTGCTCCTTGGGACGACGCTTACCGCTCCTGTTGTCAACAAACGCTCCCACAG GTTTTCCCGGATAATCCTCTTCCTAACCTACGCGTTCCTAGCTCCACTCCCAGAGCTCAAATACCACCATTTCTACCACCTCCACCTACCCCAGCGCTGCCCAGCTATCCGATTGATGAACAGAATTCCATTG AACGGAATCAAAACTCCGCAGAAGACGATGAAGACCTTTGCGCCCGCTTTCCTGGAGAATTATGTGCCCATGTTTGCGTTCCTACTGGCGGTTCGTCCTATCGCTGCGAGTGTCGTGAAGGATTCCAGCTACTAGCCGATGGCAAATCTTGTCAGCAAGCCACGCAATACGATCG TTGTTCGAGCGATAACCCTTGTTCGCAAAAGTGTACCGACACAGGATTAGCAGTTGAATGCTCCTGCCACTCCGGATTCCAGCTGGCTTCCGACGAGAAGACCTGTACAG atgTCGATGAATGTTTAATCGGCGCCGACAATTGCGACGTACTGTTACAAATTTGTGTCAATCAACCCGGGGGTTTCGCTTGCATCGAACGGAAAGATAGTCCTGTCAACACCGGATCCCGACCAG CCGCAGCTTTACCCGAAAGCAGTAGCGAGGGGCGAGGCTGCCCGCGAGGTTTCAAGTTTAACCCCGAATCAAGAGTTTGTGACG ATGTAAACGAGTGCGAGACACAGCCACCAGTTTGCCCAGCTCAAACATCTTGCCAGAACACGATCGGTTCTTATAACTGCGCTCGCAGACCACAGCTCGAAGAATGTCCACTCGGATTCCGATTCAACAACCAAATCCAAACTTGCATcg ACATTGACGAATGCAAAGAAAATCCCGCAACTTGTCCGAAAACGCGACCCGTTTGCATAAATCTCCAAGGATCTTATACCTGTCAAGCCCGAAACGAAAGTAGTTTACTTGGTCCATCTGTCACTTGCCCGGCAGGATACAAATTCAACACGGCTCAACAGACGTGCGAAG ATGTGGACGAATGCGCCGAGCGTCTCGATACTTGCGTGCACGGAATGGAAATGTGCATCAACGACCTGGGCCGCTATCATTGCGAGCCACTCAGCGCCGACGCCGCATCCACCACGACCGGCCAGCGTCACCACGACGTCGATGATCATCACCAGATTCCCAACTATGGCCAATGCCCAACCGGTTACACCTACGATGAGGACGAACAAGTCTGCATCG ATCTGGACGAATGTCTGAACGGACAGTTGGACGATTTGAGCTTGTGCGACGACGACAAGCGTTGCGCAAACACGGAAGGATCGTACGAATGTGTCGAGGCCTGCGCGCCGGGATACCAACCCGACGTCGCCGACGCCATGAGCCCATGTGTCGACATGGACGAGTGCCTCAACAACAATCACAATTGCACCTTggcagaaaa ATGTGTCAACGTACCCGGATCGTACCGATGTGAACAACTGAGACCCGTTTTGCAAACGGTGAGTATCCCGGCAACGACTACAACCGACTTCAACACGCGTCCGATTCCCGTTTCACGTGTCACTTCatccacgacgacgacgacgacgacgaccacaaCAACCACGACGAgaccgacgacaacaacaactactcccaccaccaccaccactacaacTGCTCCTCCAACAACACGAGCTGCACGCCAACAGCACAACTCATCCGGTTCATGCCCGTCAGGATTCCGCAAAGAGGCGGGCGGTGGTCGCTGCAGAG ATATAAACGAATGTGAGGAAGGGACTCACCGTTGTGAACCATCGAAATCCGATTGCGTCAACACCGCCGGTTCATACCGATGCAAACCGTTGACGCCTTGCCTGTCTGGATTCCGCCGCAACACATCAACCGGACGCTGTGAAG ATATTGAAGAATGCATTGAAGGATCGCACAACTGCACGACTCAGACCGAGTTGTGTGTCAATAATTACGGTTCGTTCGACTGTCGTCCCTATCCATTCTGTCCGGCAGGCCATCGCTTCAGTGTACAAGAGCGTTTCTGTAAAG ATGTGGACGAGTGCGCCGAAGGGACTCACAACTGCTCTGGGACCTGCGTCAACGCCGTGGGAACGTTCCGCTGCGTGGATCGTGAGCCCGTCAGCTGCGGACTGGGATACCGATACGACACAGAGAAACGAGAGTGTCAAG ATATCGACGAGTGTGTCGAAGCCCGAGATTATTGCAACAAGGAGACGGAAGAATGCGTCAACGAACGAGGAGGTTATCGTTGCGTGCCTTTTAACGAGCTgccagcaacttcaagttcagTCGCACCCAATCctctgacgacgacgacgacatcagCTCCACTTAGCACGAATCGGCCACCACCCAGAACGCCCAGTTGCCCAAGAGGCTACATCTTTAGTGATGACAGCCGTCGTTGCATTG ATGTTAACGAATGCACAAATGACCCGAATCCTTGTCGAGGCAACCAAAAATGTGAAAACACAGTGGGCAGCTACGTCTGCCGTTGCGCAGTCGGCTACCGTTTCAACACAGCCACTCAATTCTGCGAAG aTATTAACGAATGCTTGCTGGACTACCACGACTGTTTGAGTTCGCAGAGGTGCGACAACACGATCGGCAGTTACACCTGCTTCCGTACGGCCAGCTGTGGCACGGGCTACACCTACAACTCCCAAAAGGGCAGATGCgaag ACGATGACGAATGCGAATCGGGAGCAAACGACTGCTACAATCTCGGCCCGCTCTATCAGTGCCGCAACACGGAGGGCTCGTTCCGTTGCGAGCGCAAGAAATGCAACGACCGCACAGACGGGCACACCTTGCTGGACGAGGAGACGGGCCGCTGTGTTCAACCTACACAATGCGCTGCAGGCTTCGAACCAGCACCCAGAGGCCGATGCAATG atattGACGAATGCGCACGCGGAAGTCCCTGTCCACGTGGCCACCAATGCACCAACACGATCGGATCCTTCACATGCCTCAACACCCAAAAATGTGATCCCGGTTATGAAATGAACAGCGCAGGAACACAATGTCAAG ATGTCGACGAGTGTGCCAAGGCAACTCACGACTGCAAGAGGAATCAGTTGTGTCAAAATCGCCCAGGCGGCTATGTCTGCGTCTGTCAACCAGGCTACACCATCGGAGCTAATCGGGAGTGTGAAGATATTGATGAATGTACACGATTCGCTGGGCAG ATTTGTTCGCCGAATTCACAATGCGCCAACACGCCCGGATCTTACCGGTGCGACTGCAAGGAAGGATTCCGCTCAGGATCGGATCCCCGTTCATGCGTTG ATATCGACGAATGCGCCGAAACGGCCCGCCTGTGCCAACAGAATTGTGCCAACACTTGGGGCTCCTACCAGTGCAGTTGTCAGTCGGGTTACACCCTG GCTGCCGATAACAGGTCGTGTCACGATGTCGACGAGTGCGAATTGTACAAAGACCGTGGAGGTTTGTGCGTCGGTCTGTGCGTCAACGAGCCTGGCAGTTATTCGTGCCAATGTCCCGACGGATATCGTCTGGCTTCCGACAACCGCACTTGCCAag atatcGACGAATGCGTCAGACCGGGAGTGTGTCGTGCGGAAGAGACTTGTCTCAACACTCGAGGCGGTTACTATTGCAACGCCATCGTCTGCCCGCCCAACTACGTCCGTGACACCGAGCACCGCAA CCGCTGCAAAAGAGTCAGTCTGGAGTGCCACAGCTGGGACACGGAATGCCTGCGCAAGCCCGTCTCCTACTCGTACAACTTTTTGACGTTGCCATCGAAAATTCCGATCCCCGCCCGCACCGGCCACCTGGACCTGTTTAGCATGCGCGGTCCACTCTGGGCCTCGGCGACCGTTCAATTCAATTTGGAACTGAACGACGTCCGGGCTCCGACCGACCTGGTCGATCGCAAACTCAAAGTCGACCGCAACGTCTTCAGTTTACGTCGGTCGACATCGTCGCCCAATCAGGCCATCCTGGCCCTGACAAAGTCCATCGTCGGACCACAAGAGATTGAGCTCTTCCTCAACATGGACATGTACCAAAACGGCGTCTTCAGTGGCGTCGCCGTCGTCAAAATTTTCATCTACGTCACGCAATACGATTTCTAA
- the LOC124312039 gene encoding fibrillin-3-like isoform X5: MGHWTTRLPLIGLSLLLLTDVYGDFEQPLSHCCNLGVKWGVENLQCAAFPAPVVGIRNEQQAICLSAVHICCLRKHRERQCELGKQSARADRECSVNRDLGGETHKDCCEGCKLGLVAGSMSMGCTFRAFQFGAPWDDAYRSCCQQTLPQVFPDNPLPNLRVPSSTPRAQIPPFLPPPPTPALPSYPIDEQNSIERNQNSAEDDEDLCARFPGELCAHVCVPTGGSSYRCECREGFQLLADGKSCQQATQYDRCSSDNPCSQKCTDTGLAVECSCHSGFQLASDEKTCTDVDECLIGADNCDVLLQICVNQPGGFACIERKDSPVNTGSRPAAALPESSSEGRGCPRGFKFNPESRVCDDVNECETQPPVCPAQTSCQNTIGSYNCARRPQLEECPLGFRFNNQIQTCIDIDECKENPATCPKTRPVCINLQGSYTCQARNESSLLGPSVTCPAGYKFNTAQQTCEDLDECLNGQLDDLSLCDDDKRCANTEGSYECVEACAPGYQPDVADAMSPCVDMDECLNNNHNCTLAEKCVNVPGSYRCEQLRPVLQTVSIPATTTTDFNTRPIPVSRVTSSTTTTTTTTTTTTTRPTTTTTTPTTTTTTTAPPTTRAARQQHNSSGSCPSGFRKEAGGGRCRDINECEEGTHRCEPSKSDCVNTAGSYRCKPLTPCLSGFRRNTSTGRCEDIEECIEGSHNCTTQTELCVNNYGSFDCRPYPFCPAGHRFSVQERFCKDVDECAEGTHNCSGTCVNAVGTFRCVDREPVSCGLGYRYDTEKRECQDIDECVEARDYCNKETEECVNERGGYRCVPFNELPATSSSVAPNPLTTTTTSAPLSTNRPPPRTPSCPRGYIFSDDSRRCIDVNECTNDPNPCRGNQKCENTVGSYVCRCAVGYRFNTATQFCEDINECLLDYHDCLSSQRCDNTIGSYTCFRTASCGTGYTYNSQKGRCEDDDECESGANDCYNLGPLYQCRNTEGSFRCERKKCNDRTDGHTLLDEETGRCVQPTQCAAGFEPAPRGRCNDIDECARGSPCPRGHQCTNTIGSFTCLNTQKCDPGYEMNSAGTQCQDVDECAKATHDCKRNQLCQNRPGGYVCVCQPGYTIGANRECEDIDECTRFAGQICSPNSQCANTPGSYRCDCKEGFRSGSDPRSCVDIDECAETARLCQQNCANTWGSYQCSCQSGYTLAADNRSCHDVDECELYKDRGGLCVGLCVNEPGSYSCQCPDGYRLASDNRTCQDIDECVRPGVCRAEETCLNTRGGYYCNAIVCPPNYVRDTEHRNRCKRVSLECHSWDTECLRKPVSYSYNFLTLPSKIPIPARTGHLDLFSMRGPLWASATVQFNLELNDVRAPTDLVDRKLKVDRNVFSLRRSTSSPNQAILALTKSIVGPQEIELFLNMDMYQNGVFSGVAVVKIFIYVTQYDF; encoded by the exons ATGGGGCACTGGACTACAAGATTGCCCTTGATTggactctctctccttcttctcacAGACGTTTACG GTGACTTTGAACAGCCTCTGTCTCATTGCTGTAATCTCGGTGTCAAATGGGGCGTGGAGAACTTGCAATGCGCCGCCTTCCCCGCACCG GTGGTGGGCATCCGTAACGAGCAACAAGCTATCTGCCTTTCAGCCGTTCACATTTGCTGCCTTCGCAAACACAG GGAGCGACAGTGCGAGCTCGGCAAACAGTCGGCCAGGGCGGATCGGGAATGTTCGGTCAACCGAGATTTGGGCGGCGAAACACATAAA GATTGTTGCGAAGGTTGCAAATTGGGTCTAGTAGCTGGATCCATGTCAATGGGATGCACTTTTAGAGCATTCCAGTTCGGTGCTCCTTGGGACGACGCTTACCGCTCCTGTTGTCAACAAACGCTCCCACAG GTTTTCCCGGATAATCCTCTTCCTAACCTACGCGTTCCTAGCTCCACTCCCAGAGCTCAAATACCACCATTTCTACCACCTCCACCTACCCCAGCGCTGCCCAGCTATCCGATTGATGAACAGAATTCCATTG AACGGAATCAAAACTCCGCAGAAGACGATGAAGACCTTTGCGCCCGCTTTCCTGGAGAATTATGTGCCCATGTTTGCGTTCCTACTGGCGGTTCGTCCTATCGCTGCGAGTGTCGTGAAGGATTCCAGCTACTAGCCGATGGCAAATCTTGTCAGCAAGCCACGCAATACGATCG TTGTTCGAGCGATAACCCTTGTTCGCAAAAGTGTACCGACACAGGATTAGCAGTTGAATGCTCCTGCCACTCCGGATTCCAGCTGGCTTCCGACGAGAAGACCTGTACAG atgTCGATGAATGTTTAATCGGCGCCGACAATTGCGACGTACTGTTACAAATTTGTGTCAATCAACCCGGGGGTTTCGCTTGCATCGAACGGAAAGATAGTCCTGTCAACACCGGATCCCGACCAG CCGCAGCTTTACCCGAAAGCAGTAGCGAGGGGCGAGGCTGCCCGCGAGGTTTCAAGTTTAACCCCGAATCAAGAGTTTGTGACG ATGTAAACGAGTGCGAGACACAGCCACCAGTTTGCCCAGCTCAAACATCTTGCCAGAACACGATCGGTTCTTATAACTGCGCTCGCAGACCACAGCTCGAAGAATGTCCACTCGGATTCCGATTCAACAACCAAATCCAAACTTGCATcg ACATTGACGAATGCAAAGAAAATCCCGCAACTTGTCCGAAAACGCGACCCGTTTGCATAAATCTCCAAGGATCTTATACCTGTCAAGCCCGAAACGAAAGTAGTTTACTTGGTCCATCTGTCACTTGCCCGGCAGGATACAAATTCAACACGGCTCAACAGACGTGCGAAG ATCTGGACGAATGTCTGAACGGACAGTTGGACGATTTGAGCTTGTGCGACGACGACAAGCGTTGCGCAAACACGGAAGGATCGTACGAATGTGTCGAGGCCTGCGCGCCGGGATACCAACCCGACGTCGCCGACGCCATGAGCCCATGTGTCGACATGGACGAGTGCCTCAACAACAATCACAATTGCACCTTggcagaaaa ATGTGTCAACGTACCCGGATCGTACCGATGTGAACAACTGAGACCCGTTTTGCAAACGGTGAGTATCCCGGCAACGACTACAACCGACTTCAACACGCGTCCGATTCCCGTTTCACGTGTCACTTCatccacgacgacgacgacgacgacgaccacaaCAACCACGACGAgaccgacgacaacaacaactactcccaccaccaccaccactacaacTGCTCCTCCAACAACACGAGCTGCACGCCAACAGCACAACTCATCCGGTTCATGCCCGTCAGGATTCCGCAAAGAGGCGGGCGGTGGTCGCTGCAGAG ATATAAACGAATGTGAGGAAGGGACTCACCGTTGTGAACCATCGAAATCCGATTGCGTCAACACCGCCGGTTCATACCGATGCAAACCGTTGACGCCTTGCCTGTCTGGATTCCGCCGCAACACATCAACCGGACGCTGTGAAG ATATTGAAGAATGCATTGAAGGATCGCACAACTGCACGACTCAGACCGAGTTGTGTGTCAATAATTACGGTTCGTTCGACTGTCGTCCCTATCCATTCTGTCCGGCAGGCCATCGCTTCAGTGTACAAGAGCGTTTCTGTAAAG ATGTGGACGAGTGCGCCGAAGGGACTCACAACTGCTCTGGGACCTGCGTCAACGCCGTGGGAACGTTCCGCTGCGTGGATCGTGAGCCCGTCAGCTGCGGACTGGGATACCGATACGACACAGAGAAACGAGAGTGTCAAG ATATCGACGAGTGTGTCGAAGCCCGAGATTATTGCAACAAGGAGACGGAAGAATGCGTCAACGAACGAGGAGGTTATCGTTGCGTGCCTTTTAACGAGCTgccagcaacttcaagttcagTCGCACCCAATCctctgacgacgacgacgacatcagCTCCACTTAGCACGAATCGGCCACCACCCAGAACGCCCAGTTGCCCAAGAGGCTACATCTTTAGTGATGACAGCCGTCGTTGCATTG ATGTTAACGAATGCACAAATGACCCGAATCCTTGTCGAGGCAACCAAAAATGTGAAAACACAGTGGGCAGCTACGTCTGCCGTTGCGCAGTCGGCTACCGTTTCAACACAGCCACTCAATTCTGCGAAG aTATTAACGAATGCTTGCTGGACTACCACGACTGTTTGAGTTCGCAGAGGTGCGACAACACGATCGGCAGTTACACCTGCTTCCGTACGGCCAGCTGTGGCACGGGCTACACCTACAACTCCCAAAAGGGCAGATGCgaag ACGATGACGAATGCGAATCGGGAGCAAACGACTGCTACAATCTCGGCCCGCTCTATCAGTGCCGCAACACGGAGGGCTCGTTCCGTTGCGAGCGCAAGAAATGCAACGACCGCACAGACGGGCACACCTTGCTGGACGAGGAGACGGGCCGCTGTGTTCAACCTACACAATGCGCTGCAGGCTTCGAACCAGCACCCAGAGGCCGATGCAATG atattGACGAATGCGCACGCGGAAGTCCCTGTCCACGTGGCCACCAATGCACCAACACGATCGGATCCTTCACATGCCTCAACACCCAAAAATGTGATCCCGGTTATGAAATGAACAGCGCAGGAACACAATGTCAAG ATGTCGACGAGTGTGCCAAGGCAACTCACGACTGCAAGAGGAATCAGTTGTGTCAAAATCGCCCAGGCGGCTATGTCTGCGTCTGTCAACCAGGCTACACCATCGGAGCTAATCGGGAGTGTGAAGATATTGATGAATGTACACGATTCGCTGGGCAG ATTTGTTCGCCGAATTCACAATGCGCCAACACGCCCGGATCTTACCGGTGCGACTGCAAGGAAGGATTCCGCTCAGGATCGGATCCCCGTTCATGCGTTG ATATCGACGAATGCGCCGAAACGGCCCGCCTGTGCCAACAGAATTGTGCCAACACTTGGGGCTCCTACCAGTGCAGTTGTCAGTCGGGTTACACCCTG GCTGCCGATAACAGGTCGTGTCACGATGTCGACGAGTGCGAATTGTACAAAGACCGTGGAGGTTTGTGCGTCGGTCTGTGCGTCAACGAGCCTGGCAGTTATTCGTGCCAATGTCCCGACGGATATCGTCTGGCTTCCGACAACCGCACTTGCCAag atatcGACGAATGCGTCAGACCGGGAGTGTGTCGTGCGGAAGAGACTTGTCTCAACACTCGAGGCGGTTACTATTGCAACGCCATCGTCTGCCCGCCCAACTACGTCCGTGACACCGAGCACCGCAA CCGCTGCAAAAGAGTCAGTCTGGAGTGCCACAGCTGGGACACGGAATGCCTGCGCAAGCCCGTCTCCTACTCGTACAACTTTTTGACGTTGCCATCGAAAATTCCGATCCCCGCCCGCACCGGCCACCTGGACCTGTTTAGCATGCGCGGTCCACTCTGGGCCTCGGCGACCGTTCAATTCAATTTGGAACTGAACGACGTCCGGGCTCCGACCGACCTGGTCGATCGCAAACTCAAAGTCGACCGCAACGTCTTCAGTTTACGTCGGTCGACATCGTCGCCCAATCAGGCCATCCTGGCCCTGACAAAGTCCATCGTCGGACCACAAGAGATTGAGCTCTTCCTCAACATGGACATGTACCAAAACGGCGTCTTCAGTGGCGTCGCCGTCGTCAAAATTTTCATCTACGTCACGCAATACGATTTCTAA